In Dromiciops gliroides isolate mDroGli1 chromosome 5, mDroGli1.pri, whole genome shotgun sequence, the following are encoded in one genomic region:
- the AKR1D1 gene encoding aldo-keto reductase family 1 member D1 isoform X2 codes for MLFKKTKDLCTQSVMTAIDIGYRHIDGALAYGNEHEVGKAIHKKMAEGKVKREDIFYCGKLWPTFFMPEMVRPALEETLNNLQLDYIDLYIIETPMALKPGNNLFPKDENGHWIYHDINLCKTWEALEACKDSGLVKSIGVSNFNRRQLELILNKPGLKYKPVSNQVECHPYFIQTKLLKFCQSHDIVIVAYSPLGTARTPEWVNLELPPMLKDPLLISLGKKYNKSPAQISLRFNVQRGIVVIPKSFDAGRIKENFQIFDFMLTDEDMQKLEALNKNIRFVLMKMWTDHPEYPFHDEY; via the exons ATGCTTTTCAAG AAAACTAAAGACCTTTGCACACAGTCTGTGATGACTGCCATTGATATTGGATACCGCCATATTGATGGTGCCTTGGCTTATGGTAATGAACATGAAGTGGGAAAGGCAATTCACAAGAAAATGGCTGAAGGAAAAGTGAAACGAGAAGACATCTTCTATTGTGGCAAA TTGTGGCCTACTTTCTTTATGCCAGAGATGGTACGACCAGCTCTGGAGGAAACACTCAACAATCTTCAGCTAGATTATATTGATCTTTACATTATAGAGACGCCAATGGCTTTAAAG cCTGGAAATAACTTATTTCCTAAGGATGAAAATGGTCACTGGATATACCATGACATAAACCTGTGTAAAACCTGGGAG GCTCTGGAAGCATGCAAAGACAGTGGCTTAGTGAAGTCTATTGGAGTGTCTAATTTCAACCGCAGACAACTGGAACTCATCCTGAATAAACCAGGACTTAAGTATAAGCCAGTCTCCAACCAG GTCGAGTGCCATCCATACTTCATCCAGACAAAGCTCTTGAAATTTTGTCAAAGCCATGATATTGTCATTGTGGCATATAGCCCTTTAGGGACCGCTAGAACCCCGGAATG GGTGAATCTAGAACTTCCTCCCATGCTGAAAGACCCTTTGCTAATCTCCTTGGGTAAAAAATATAATAAGTCACCAGCACAAATCTCTCTACGTTTCAATGTCCAACGAGGGATAGTTGTCATTCCCAAAAGTTTTGATGCTGGAAggataaaagaaaacttccag ATATTTGACTTCATGCTCACTGATGAAGATATGCAGAAGCTTGAAGCCTTGAATAAAAATATTCGCTTTGTGCTAATGAAAAT